Proteins encoded within one genomic window of Trichomycterus rosablanca isolate fTriRos1 chromosome 7, fTriRos1.hap1, whole genome shotgun sequence:
- the stx2b gene encoding syntaxin-2 isoform X2, protein MRDRLADLKAVSIEEDVIITTPVGHVSFMEDFFRNVKEVREVIDKITSQVNEVKKKHGTILSAPNPDETMQQSMPSEDQTKGGSVSLRIQRTQHAFLSRTFVEVMTEYNETQVAFRERSKTRIQRQMEITGRMTTNEELENMLESGNPSIFTADIISDSQVTREALDEIESRHRDIIRLESSIRELHDIFINMASRVEMQGDTIYSIEKNVRNAADYVIKGKEEIRKAKRYQQSARRKYIILALIVVVIVCVLALIIGLSVGLSSQSTTTSTSSSAAATNPA, encoded by the exons ATGAGGGACCGGTTAGCCGATTTAAAAGCG GTAAGTATAGAGGAAGATGTCATCATCACCACCCCTGTGGGTCACGTCAGCTTCATGGAGGACTTTTTCAGGAAC GTGAAGGAAGTCAGAGAGGTCATCGACAAGATCACCTCACAGGTGAATGAGGTGAAGAAGAAACATGGCACCATCCTCTCAGCACCAAACCCTGATGAGA CCATGCAGCAGAGTATGCCTTCAGAGGACCAAACTAAAGGAGGCTCAGTAAGCTTGCGCATTCAGAGAACTCAG CATGCATTCTTGTCTCGGACGTTTGTGGAGGTCATGACTGAGTACAACGAGACTCAGGTGGCCTTCAGAGAGCGCAGCAAAACCAGGATCCAAAGACAGATGGAGATCA CTGGAAGGATGACCACAAATGAGGAACTGGAGAACATGCTAGAGAGCGGGAACCCCTCCATTTTCACAGCGGAT ATCATCTCAGACTCTCAGGTCACTCGGGAGGCTTTAGACGAGATCGAGTCGAGACACAGAGACATTATTCGGCTGGAGTCCAGCATCAGAGAGCTCCACGACATATTCATTAACATGGCCAGTCGGGTCGAGATGCAG GGTGACACGATTTACAGCATCGAGAAGAATGTAAGAAACGCAGCAGACTACGTAATAAAGGGTAAAGAGGAAATTAGGAAAGCTAAGAGGTACCAGCAGAGTGCTCGCCGG AAATACATTATTCTTGCTCTGATCGTTGTGGTGATAGTCTGTGTTCTTGCACTCATCATCGGCCTGTCTGTGGGCCTGTCCTCCCAATCGACTACAACCTCCACCTCGTCCTCTGCGGCAGCAACCAATCCTGCTTAA
- the stx2b gene encoding syntaxin-2 isoform X1, translating into MRDRLADLKAVSIEEDVIITTPVGHVSFMEDFFRNVKEVREVIDKITSQVNEVKKKHGTILSAPNPDEKTKVELEQLMFEIKKHANMVQTKLKSMQQSMPSEDQTKGGSVSLRIQRTQHAFLSRTFVEVMTEYNETQVAFRERSKTRIQRQMEITGRMTTNEELENMLESGNPSIFTADIISDSQVTREALDEIESRHRDIIRLESSIRELHDIFINMASRVEMQGDTIYSIEKNVRNAADYVIKGKEEIRKAKRYQQSARRKYIILALIVVVIVCVLALIIGLSVGLSSQSTTTSTSSSAAATNPA; encoded by the exons ATGAGGGACCGGTTAGCCGATTTAAAAGCG GTAAGTATAGAGGAAGATGTCATCATCACCACCCCTGTGGGTCACGTCAGCTTCATGGAGGACTTTTTCAGGAAC GTGAAGGAAGTCAGAGAGGTCATCGACAAGATCACCTCACAGGTGAATGAGGTGAAGAAGAAACATGGCACCATCCTCTCAGCACCAAACCCTGATGAGA AAACTAAAGTGGAGCTCGAACAGCTGATGTTCGAAATCAAGAAACATGCCAACATGGTGCAGACCAAACTCAAAT CCATGCAGCAGAGTATGCCTTCAGAGGACCAAACTAAAGGAGGCTCAGTAAGCTTGCGCATTCAGAGAACTCAG CATGCATTCTTGTCTCGGACGTTTGTGGAGGTCATGACTGAGTACAACGAGACTCAGGTGGCCTTCAGAGAGCGCAGCAAAACCAGGATCCAAAGACAGATGGAGATCA CTGGAAGGATGACCACAAATGAGGAACTGGAGAACATGCTAGAGAGCGGGAACCCCTCCATTTTCACAGCGGAT ATCATCTCAGACTCTCAGGTCACTCGGGAGGCTTTAGACGAGATCGAGTCGAGACACAGAGACATTATTCGGCTGGAGTCCAGCATCAGAGAGCTCCACGACATATTCATTAACATGGCCAGTCGGGTCGAGATGCAG GGTGACACGATTTACAGCATCGAGAAGAATGTAAGAAACGCAGCAGACTACGTAATAAAGGGTAAAGAGGAAATTAGGAAAGCTAAGAGGTACCAGCAGAGTGCTCGCCGG AAATACATTATTCTTGCTCTGATCGTTGTGGTGATAGTCTGTGTTCTTGCACTCATCATCGGCCTGTCTGTGGGCCTGTCCTCCCAATCGACTACAACCTCCACCTCGTCCTCTGCGGCAGCAACCAATCCTGCTTAA